One window of Desulfovibrio subterraneus genomic DNA carries:
- a CDS encoding glycine betaine ABC transporter substrate-binding protein, with product MKRVLSLCLALALVVASSVVAFAKDPVRIAYVEWDCATTSTNMVKAVLEQEMGYEVEILPVAAAAMWQAVGSGDVDGMVTAWLPVTHGDYLKKVGDKVEDLGPLSTGAKVGWVVPKYVTINSIEELKANADKFEGKIIGIDPGAGLMRMSEDTMKAYSLDNFELVEGSGATMTAALADAVKNNKWVVVTGWSPHWMFGRWQLKYLEDPKGTLGGSETINAVVRKGLKKDMPEVYAFLDRFAWDTPDQLQMVMAWNQESGADPYENAKRFIKENPEVVKKWLGK from the coding sequence ATGAAACGTGTACTATCTTTGTGTCTTGCTCTGGCCCTTGTCGTTGCGAGTTCCGTTGTTGCCTTTGCAAAGGATCCCGTACGCATTGCATATGTGGAGTGGGATTGCGCCACTACCTCTACCAACATGGTAAAGGCGGTGCTTGAACAGGAAATGGGCTATGAAGTAGAAATACTGCCCGTTGCCGCAGCCGCCATGTGGCAGGCAGTCGGTTCCGGCGATGTGGACGGCATGGTAACCGCATGGTTGCCTGTAACCCACGGTGACTACCTGAAGAAGGTGGGCGACAAGGTTGAAGACCTTGGCCCGCTGTCCACAGGTGCAAAGGTCGGCTGGGTTGTTCCCAAGTATGTCACCATCAATTCCATTGAAGAACTCAAGGCAAATGCCGACAAGTTCGAGGGCAAAATCATAGGTATCGACCCCGGTGCCGGACTGATGCGCATGTCCGAGGACACCATGAAGGCGTATTCCCTTGATAATTTTGAGCTGGTGGAAGGTAGTGGGGCGACCATGACTGCCGCTCTTGCCGATGCCGTAAAGAACAACAAGTGGGTTGTCGTGACCGGTTGGTCTCCCCACTGGATGTTCGGACGCTGGCAGCTCAAGTACCTTGAAGATCCCAAGGGCACTCTCGGTGGTTCCGAAACCATCAACGCTGTTGTCCGAAAGGGTCTGAAAAAGGATATGCCCGAGGTGTATGCATTCCTCGACCGTTTTGCATGGGATACTCCCGATCAGCTGCAGATGGTCATGGCATGGAATCAGGAATCCGGCGCTGATCCTTATGAAAACGCCAAGCGGTTCATCAAGGAAAATCCTGAAGTCGTGAAGAAGTGGCTCGGTAAGTAG
- a CDS encoding quaternary amine ABC transporter ATP-binding protein: protein MSKIVVESLYKIFGPSPDVALAMLKEGKGKDDIMEKTRHGVGVNNASFSIEEGEIVVIMGLSGSGKSTLVRCLNRLIEPTEGTVHIDGQDITTMSPDELRELRQSKLGMVFQNFALFPHRTVAENAAYGLEIKGVDAEIRREKAFEALELVGLKGWEEVYPSQLSGGMQQRVGLARALALDPDVLLMDEAFSALDPLIRRDMQDELINLQEKMRKTIVFISHDLDEALKLGDRIILMKDGKIVQIGTPEEILMEPANRYVERFVEEVDISRVLTADSIMQKVLAVAHLGTDGPRAALRKMKNHGISSLFVLGRDHTLMGVVSADQAAHLIEIGETDLSPIICTDLKTVLPDTPAQDLFPIMHDLAYPLAVVDSSNRLKGVIVRGTLIAALAERKGA from the coding sequence ATGTCAAAGATTGTCGTAGAGAGTTTATACAAAATTTTTGGTCCTTCACCCGACGTGGCACTTGCCATGCTTAAAGAGGGGAAGGGCAAAGATGATATAATGGAGAAGACCCGCCACGGGGTAGGGGTCAATAATGCCTCATTCTCCATTGAAGAAGGCGAGATAGTAGTAATAATGGGCCTTTCCGGAAGCGGAAAGTCCACGTTGGTAAGGTGTCTCAATCGTCTTATTGAGCCCACGGAAGGTACTGTTCATATTGATGGACAGGATATAACCACCATGAGTCCCGACGAGTTGCGCGAGCTTCGCCAATCCAAACTGGGCATGGTATTTCAGAATTTTGCGTTGTTTCCGCACCGTACCGTTGCCGAAAATGCCGCCTACGGCCTTGAAATCAAGGGAGTAGATGCTGAAATCCGCCGCGAAAAAGCTTTTGAAGCACTTGAACTGGTGGGCTTGAAAGGATGGGAAGAAGTATATCCTTCGCAACTATCCGGCGGTATGCAGCAGCGTGTCGGCCTTGCCCGGGCCCTTGCACTTGATCCGGATGTTTTGCTGATGGATGAAGCCTTCAGCGCCCTTGATCCTCTTATCCGCAGGGACATGCAGGACGAACTGATCAACCTGCAGGAGAAGATGCGCAAGACCATCGTCTTCATCAGCCATGACCTTGATGAGGCCCTTAAACTGGGTGACCGCATTATCCTGATGAAAGACGGCAAGATTGTGCAGATAGGCACGCCGGAAGAGATTCTGATGGAGCCTGCCAACAGGTATGTGGAACGGTTTGTCGAGGAAGTGGATATATCCCGCGTTTTGACCGCCGATTCCATCATGCAGAAGGTGCTTGCCGTTGCTCATCTGGGAACGGACGGCCCCCGTGCGGCGCTCAGAAAAATGAAAAACCACGGCATATCCTCACTCTTCGTTCTTGGCAGGGATCATACGCTCATGGGGGTGGTTTCCGCAGATCAGGCGGCGCACCTCATCGAAATCGGAGAGACGGACCTGTCGCCCATAATCTGCACCGACCTCAAGACCGTGTTGCCGGATACCCCCGCGCAGGACCTGTTTCCCATAATGCACGATCTGGCCTATCCGCTTGCAGTTGTGGACAGTTCCAATCGTCTGAAGGGAGTCATCGTCAGAGGCACCCTCATAGCCGCTCTTGCGGAAAGAAAGGGGGCCTAA
- a CDS encoding ABC transporter permease: MSYRIPVGDVIESGINFLVEHLSFATKACSVVVEASLRFLEKGMVAIPEPIFILLSGLIVWRLTRERNLGLFAVLGLALIWNMGLWAATMSTIALVFVATLFAIMLGIPIGIFTAVNKVAYRIIMPTLDIMQTMPAFVYLIPAIPFFGLGKMAAIFSTVIFSMPPAIRMTCLGIRQVPLDLVECAEAFGSSRWQRLVKLELPLARSTILAGVNQTVMLALSMVVIAAMIGAKGLGGEVWKAIQRLQMGRGFEAGIGIVIVAIILDRVLQKAGKRKQ; the protein is encoded by the coding sequence ATGAGTTACAGAATTCCCGTAGGCGACGTTATCGAGTCCGGCATCAACTTTCTGGTCGAGCATCTGTCCTTTGCCACCAAAGCCTGTTCCGTGGTTGTGGAAGCCTCTCTGCGCTTTCTTGAGAAGGGCATGGTGGCCATTCCGGAACCCATTTTCATCCTGCTTTCCGGGCTGATAGTGTGGAGGCTGACCCGCGAGCGTAATCTGGGACTGTTCGCGGTTCTCGGGCTCGCACTTATCTGGAACATGGGGTTGTGGGCGGCTACCATGAGCACCATTGCCCTTGTATTTGTGGCAACGTTGTTTGCCATCATGCTGGGCATACCCATCGGGATTTTCACTGCGGTGAACAAGGTCGCCTATCGCATTATCATGCCGACGCTGGACATAATGCAGACTATGCCCGCGTTTGTGTATCTGATTCCTGCCATTCCTTTTTTCGGACTGGGCAAAATGGCGGCCATATTCTCCACGGTCATATTCTCCATGCCGCCTGCCATACGCATGACCTGCCTAGGCATACGGCAGGTACCGCTGGATCTTGTTGAGTGTGCAGAAGCCTTCGGCTCAAGCCGGTGGCAGCGGCTTGTAAAGCTGGAATTGCCGCTCGCCCGTTCGACCATTCTCGCAGGCGTGAACCAGACTGTCATGCTTGCACTTTCCATGGTGGTTATCGCCGCCATGATCGGCGCCAAGGGACTTGGCGGCGAAGTTTGGAAAGCCATTCAGCGCCTTCAGATGGGCCGCGGATTTGAAGCCGGAATAGGTATCGTTATTGTGGCGATAATTCTGGACCGCGTCCTTCAGAAGGCGGGAAAACGTAAACAGTAA
- a CDS encoding SCO family protein translates to MRMPIVAFWVLILVVSSSPLQAAPVDHSGHAASMQTAEQTAGHDHMQMGNGTTNATHSMPTESMPADMANGNHGVVTPGQHDAGHMVPDGSAPGLGGHVHKEPDASAPVASIDEKLGNIIPQGIMFKDETGQMVDVRTLMDKPTIIAPVYFSCPNVCNILQSSIARVLPQMSLKPDAEYRVISVSFDETDTPELAAHRKKNYIAAMHNDFPPTGWRFLTGSKESIDRLMDELGYRFARVDKDFVHPVAIIVTSPEGKIVRYLYGNNFLPFDTTMALTEAAEGKVGISLKRIVSYCFSYDPQGRRYALDIMRVAGFVVLFGVGVLFLILSRGGRKPRK, encoded by the coding sequence ATGCGTATGCCTATTGTCGCTTTCTGGGTGCTTATTCTTGTTGTGTCGAGTTCTCCGCTTCAGGCGGCCCCTGTTGATCATTCCGGCCACGCTGCATCCATGCAGACGGCAGAGCAGACAGCGGGGCACGATCATATGCAGATGGGCAACGGAACGACCAATGCGACCCACAGCATGCCGACGGAAAGCATGCCGGCTGATATGGCCAACGGCAACCACGGCGTTGTAACACCAGGGCAGCATGACGCGGGGCATATGGTGCCTGACGGTTCTGCCCCCGGCCTTGGCGGGCATGTGCACAAGGAGCCCGATGCCTCCGCCCCTGTTGCGTCAATAGATGAAAAGCTGGGCAACATCATCCCGCAGGGTATCATGTTCAAAGATGAAACGGGGCAGATGGTTGACGTGCGAACCCTTATGGACAAGCCGACAATCATCGCCCCGGTCTATTTCTCCTGCCCGAACGTCTGCAATATTCTGCAAAGCTCCATAGCCCGCGTTTTGCCTCAGATGTCGCTGAAGCCGGATGCCGAGTACCGCGTGATATCGGTCAGCTTTGACGAGACCGACACGCCCGAACTGGCGGCACACAGAAAGAAGAACTACATCGCCGCCATGCATAACGATTTTCCTCCCACCGGCTGGCGATTCCTGACCGGCAGCAAGGAGAGTATCGACAGGCTGATGGATGAACTCGGCTATCGCTTTGCCCGTGTGGACAAGGATTTTGTGCATCCTGTTGCCATCATTGTCACCTCGCCCGAGGGCAAGATAGTCAGATACCTTTACGGGAACAACTTCCTGCCTTTTGACACCACCATGGCCCTGACAGAAGCGGCAGAGGGCAAGGTGGGCATTTCGCTTAAACGCATCGTTTCCTACTGTTTTTCCTATGACCCGCAGGGAAGACGCTATGCGCTGGACATAATGCGCGTCGCGGGCTTTGTCGTTCTGTTCGGCGTCGGCGTTCTTTTCCTCATCCTTTCCCGCGGCGGACGCAAACCCCGCAAATGA
- a CDS encoding c-type cytochrome — translation MKRLLVALSVSAALIMGSSLIAFSQDGASLYKACQGCHGAQGEKLAMGVGAPLKGQSADDLSKKMHGYKDGSYGHAKKAVMENLMKRFDDAQIQVLADHIAKF, via the coding sequence ATGAAACGTTTGCTCGTAGCTCTGTCTGTTTCCGCAGCTCTGATCATGGGCTCTTCGCTCATCGCCTTTTCTCAGGACGGCGCTTCCCTCTACAAGGCCTGTCAGGGCTGTCATGGTGCGCAGGGCGAAAAGCTCGCCATGGGTGTTGGCGCTCCTTTGAAGGGGCAGAGCGCTGACGATCTGTCCAAGAAGATGCACGGCTACAAGGACGGCAGCTATGGCCATGCCAAGAAAGCCGTGATGGAAAACCTGATGAAGCGTTTTGACGATGCGCAGATCCAGGTACTGGCCGACCATATTGCCAAGTTCTAA
- the ctaD gene encoding cytochrome c oxidase subunit I → MASEHQSALSFFDRQPGTSGGITSWIFSTDHKRIGIMYLWGIMGFFIVGMLLGFLIRLELIAPGRDIMDQQTYNVMFTLHGVIMIFLVVIPSIPAAFGNIFLPIQIGAEDVSFPRLNNFSWWLYVTGALLALVSLFTGNGPPDTGWTFYVPFSSNVTTTNVNVAVIAVFILGFSSILTGLNFVTTLHRLRAPGMTWTRMPLFCWSLYATGWIQILATPVLGITVLLIFAERVLGVGLFDPAKGGDPILYQHLFWLYSHPAVYIMILPAMGVISDVIPVFARRDIFGYKMIAFSSVMIAFAGSLVWAHHMFTSGMSDTAVLVFSFLTFVVAIPSAIKVFNWVSTLYKGSIYTDPPFWYALAFIFLFSVGGLTGLILGAAGTDIHVHDTYFVVGHFHYVIFGGLGFGLFSAMHYWFPKIFGRMYNSRMAKISCVIIFVGFNVLYFPMLIMGMQGMPRRYYDYLPQYAFGHLISTIGSWILIAGLLLMFGNLIRGAFKGKKCGSNPWGGASLEWQIPSPPPHHNFVTEPVVDRGPYDFRGVERDECD, encoded by the coding sequence ATGGCTTCGGAGCATCAATCCGCTCTCAGTTTTTTCGACAGGCAGCCCGGTACGTCCGGGGGCATTACCTCCTGGATTTTTTCAACCGACCACAAACGGATCGGTATCATGTACCTTTGGGGGATCATGGGATTCTTCATCGTGGGCATGTTGCTGGGGTTCCTTATCCGGCTTGAGCTTATCGCCCCCGGCCGGGACATAATGGACCAGCAGACCTACAACGTCATGTTCACCCTGCACGGGGTTATCATGATCTTTCTGGTGGTCATTCCCAGCATTCCCGCTGCGTTCGGCAACATATTTCTGCCCATTCAGATAGGAGCCGAGGATGTATCCTTTCCGCGGCTCAACAACTTTTCATGGTGGCTGTATGTGACAGGCGCACTGCTTGCGCTGGTTTCGCTGTTTACTGGTAACGGGCCGCCGGATACCGGCTGGACATTCTATGTGCCTTTCAGCAGCAATGTGACCACAACCAACGTGAATGTGGCCGTCATAGCCGTGTTCATTCTCGGTTTTTCATCCATCCTCACCGGCCTCAATTTTGTCACAACCCTGCACCGGCTGCGTGCTCCGGGCATGACATGGACCAGGATGCCGCTTTTCTGCTGGTCGCTGTATGCAACCGGCTGGATTCAGATTCTGGCAACCCCGGTGCTCGGCATAACGGTGCTGCTCATTTTTGCAGAAAGAGTGCTTGGGGTGGGCCTTTTTGATCCTGCCAAGGGCGGCGACCCCATCCTTTATCAGCACCTTTTCTGGCTCTATTCGCATCCTGCCGTATATATCATGATCCTTCCGGCAATGGGCGTTATCTCCGACGTCATTCCCGTATTCGCCCGGCGCGATATTTTCGGCTACAAGATGATCGCCTTTTCAAGCGTCATGATCGCCTTTGCCGGTTCGCTGGTGTGGGCGCACCACATGTTCACCAGCGGCATGAGCGACACGGCCGTGCTTGTTTTCTCCTTCCTTACCTTTGTGGTGGCCATCCCCTCGGCCATCAAGGTCTTCAACTGGGTTTCCACCCTCTACAAGGGGTCCATTTATACGGACCCGCCGTTCTGGTACGCACTTGCCTTCATCTTCCTGTTTTCGGTAGGCGGACTTACCGGACTCATTCTCGGTGCGGCCGGTACCGACATCCATGTGCACGATACCTACTTCGTTGTGGGGCATTTCCATTACGTCATCTTCGGCGGGCTCGGATTCGGTCTTTTCTCTGCCATGCACTACTGGTTCCCCAAGATTTTCGGCAGGATGTACAACTCCAGAATGGCCAAGATATCCTGCGTGATCATCTTTGTCGGCTTTAATGTGCTGTATTTTCCCATGCTCATCATGGGCATGCAGGGCATGCCGCGCAGATATTACGACTATCTGCCGCAATATGCTTTCGGCCACCTTATCTCGACCATCGGATCATGGATTCTTATAGCAGGCCTGCTGCTCATGTTCGGCAACCTGATCCGCGGAGCGTTCAAGGGCAAGAAATGCGGCAGCAATCCATGGGGGGGCGCTTCCCTCGAATGGCAGATTCCCTCGCCGCCTCCGCATCATAACTTTGTGACGGAACCGGTGGTTGATCGTGGACCCTACGACTTCAGAGGGGTGGAACGCGATGAGTGCGATTAA